The Haloplasma contractile SSD-17B genome has a window encoding:
- a CDS encoding GerAB/ArcD/ProY family transporter produces MEKTNITPFQLFCMMVIAGLGSSSVLGVGMGAKQDAWITSILGMIGGLLLFLIYYYIFKQYPNHNFCKVMEKLFGKLIGKLISLIYIGHFILIATLVERDIGEMLKLYVLPETPIYLSQLIGLVVVGYAVYLGIEVMGRFNELSFYLAVGLFVLFVLLTIGSGIIKIDNLFPILEQGWKPILKTTFPLTLAFPYSELFVFIMIFPNVNKKSKIASRGILAYVFVGFVLTIINVVNIFVLGPYLSEKALFPTLLTTRLIAIGELVQRLDALAVILLMVCGGVKVAVYLYAICIGIDAVFETKSYRRYIIPGIIAINFLTFIIAKNQSRHIDFGLNIVPTYFNLPIEIIFPILIACYIFVRKRLNII; encoded by the coding sequence ATGGAAAAAACCAATATTACTCCTTTTCAACTCTTTTGTATGATGGTTATTGCTGGACTGGGTAGTTCATCTGTTTTAGGTGTTGGCATGGGTGCAAAACAGGATGCATGGATCACAAGTATTCTTGGAATGATCGGGGGATTACTCCTTTTTCTAATCTATTATTATATCTTTAAACAATATCCAAATCATAACTTTTGCAAGGTAATGGAAAAATTATTTGGTAAATTGATCGGAAAATTGATTTCACTTATATATATCGGACATTTCATTTTGATTGCTACATTAGTAGAACGTGATATAGGTGAAATGTTAAAACTATATGTACTACCAGAAACGCCGATCTATCTATCACAACTAATCGGACTTGTTGTTGTGGGATATGCTGTCTATTTAGGAATTGAGGTGATGGGACGATTCAATGAACTTAGCTTTTACCTAGCTGTAGGTTTGTTTGTACTGTTTGTCTTATTGACTATTGGGTCTGGTATTATAAAAATTGACAATCTATTTCCTATTTTAGAACAGGGATGGAAACCAATTCTTAAAACGACTTTCCCTTTAACTCTTGCCTTTCCGTATAGTGAACTATTTGTTTTTATAATGATCTTTCCTAATGTGAATAAAAAATCAAAGATAGCAAGTCGGGGTATTTTAGCCTATGTATTTGTGGGTTTTGTTTTGACAATAATCAATGTAGTGAATATATTCGTTTTGGGTCCCTATCTAAGTGAAAAAGCACTTTTTCCAACATTACTTACAACAAGACTAATTGCTATTGGAGAGTTAGTTCAAAGACTTGATGCTTTGGCTGTGATATTATTAATGGTATGTGGAGGGGTTAAGGTAGCTGTTTATTTATATGCAATATGTATCGGTATTGATGCTGTGTTTGAAACGAAATCGTACAGGAGATATATCATTCCTGGCATTATTGCGATTAACTTTCTAACATTTATAATAGCGAAAAATCAATCAAGACATATCGATTTTGGTTTAAATATTGTCCCCACTTATTTTAATTTGCCAATTGAAATTATATTCCCTATACTCATTGCTTGTTATATTTTTGTAAGAAAGAGGTTAAACATTATATAA
- a CDS encoding GerAB/ArcD/ProY family transporter, with translation MEKTNITPFQLFCLMIIAGLGSSSVLGVGMGAKQDAWITSLLGMVSGLILFLVYSYIFSKYPDDHFGKVLEKIFGKLIGKILSFIYVVHFIVFGTLVIRDIGEMVVLYVLPATPIYISHLLAMLVISYAVYLGIEVMARFNESIFFITLIIWFSFIILPLASGIVKIENMLPVLENGWAPVLKTTYPLTTAFPFSELFIFMMIFPHLNKKKKVVGTGLKAIFILGLLLTVINLINITSLGPYMAEKAMFPTLVTFRLISIGEAIQRVDSLAVILLMVGGGVKIAMYLYGVTVLLDGIFETKNYRQYIIPSLIAISFLTFMLADNLTRHIHLGLKIVPYYLNLPLEMIAPIVVSIIIFIMQFFKKRKTAK, from the coding sequence GTGGAAAAAACAAATATAACACCTTTTCAATTATTCTGTTTAATGATAATTGCAGGTCTAGGTAGTTCTTCAGTGCTAGGGGTTGGAATGGGAGCGAAACAGGATGCTTGGATTACAAGCCTACTCGGAATGGTTTCGGGGCTCATTCTTTTTTTAGTATATTCTTATATATTCAGCAAATATCCTGATGATCATTTTGGAAAGGTACTTGAAAAGATATTTGGAAAACTAATCGGTAAAATTTTATCATTCATCTATGTTGTTCACTTCATCGTGTTTGGAACACTCGTTATTCGCGATATAGGTGAGATGGTTGTATTGTATGTTCTACCTGCAACCCCTATTTATATATCCCATTTACTAGCTATGCTCGTTATTTCATATGCAGTTTACCTTGGCATCGAGGTAATGGCACGATTTAATGAATCTATTTTTTTCATCACACTTATAATTTGGTTTTCATTTATTATTTTACCGTTAGCTTCAGGGATAGTAAAGATTGAGAATATGCTACCGGTTCTTGAAAATGGATGGGCACCAGTTTTGAAGACAACTTACCCACTAACAACTGCTTTTCCTTTTAGTGAACTATTCATATTTATGATGATTTTTCCTCATTTAAATAAAAAGAAAAAAGTAGTAGGGACAGGATTAAAGGCTATTTTTATATTAGGATTATTGCTGACTGTAATTAACCTTATAAATATTACATCATTAGGACCTTATATGGCTGAGAAGGCAATGTTTCCTACCTTAGTTACCTTCCGATTAATCTCAATCGGAGAAGCGATACAACGTGTCGATTCTTTAGCAGTGATCTTATTAATGGTTGGTGGTGGGGTAAAGATAGCGATGTATTTATATGGTGTTACAGTACTGCTTGATGGAATTTTTGAAACAAAAAATTATAGGCAATACATTATACCATCATTAATTGCGATTTCATTTTTGACCTTTATGCTAGCAGATAATTTAACCCGACATATTCATTTAGGTCTTAAGATTGTGCCGTACTATTTAAATCTTCCGCTTGAAATGATTGCTCCAATCGTAGTATCAATAATAATTTTTATAATGCAGTTCTTTAAAAAAAGAAAAACTGCAAAATAA
- a CDS encoding GerAB/ArcD/ProY family transporter, which produces MEKTTISPFQLFSLILITGLGSSSVLGISMSAKQDAWIPTLLGMIGGMILFVFYYYIFTQYPDLSFSRILEKIFGKVVGKLLTLAYIGHYILFASLIERDKGEMIILYVLPETPMYITQLLSLILIGYAVYLGIEVIGRFNEFGFLTTLVICVLFVLLPIASGVVTIDHLFPVLENGWKPVFKATFPLAIAFPYSELFVFTMIFPHVSKKKKVLGYGLFAIFLVGLILTIINIVNISVLGPYLAEKAMFPTLLSFRMINIGDVIQRLDVLAVILVMVGGGVKVAVYMYAITVALDDVFETKTYRRYIIPTIVAINFLSPIISDNLARHIHFGLKIVPYYFNVPFEMIFPILLALYLFLRNLIKNRKIKN; this is translated from the coding sequence GTGGAAAAAACAACTATATCTCCTTTTCAACTGTTTAGTTTAATTCTGATTACTGGACTCGGTAGCTCTTCAGTACTAGGAATCAGTATGAGTGCAAAACAGGATGCCTGGATTCCGACATTACTTGGTATGATTGGTGGAATGATTCTATTTGTATTTTATTACTATATTTTCACACAATATCCTGACTTAAGTTTTTCAAGAATTCTTGAAAAGATATTTGGCAAGGTAGTGGGTAAATTACTTACCCTTGCCTATATAGGTCATTATATCTTGTTTGCTTCTCTTATTGAGCGTGATAAAGGGGAGATGATTATTCTTTATGTATTACCAGAAACGCCTATGTATATTACACAGTTATTGAGTTTAATCTTAATTGGTTATGCAGTCTATTTAGGTATAGAAGTGATTGGACGATTCAATGAATTTGGATTTTTAACGACACTAGTAATATGTGTTTTATTTGTCCTGTTACCAATTGCTTCAGGAGTCGTTACTATAGATCACTTGTTCCCCGTTTTAGAGAATGGTTGGAAACCTGTATTTAAAGCAACCTTTCCTTTAGCAATTGCCTTTCCTTATAGTGAACTATTTGTATTTACCATGATTTTTCCACATGTAAGCAAGAAAAAGAAAGTATTAGGGTATGGCCTATTTGCTATTTTTTTAGTAGGACTCATCCTAACAATTATTAACATAGTGAATATTTCTGTATTAGGACCCTATTTAGCGGAGAAGGCAATGTTTCCTACACTATTATCGTTTAGGATGATTAATATCGGTGATGTTATTCAGCGACTCGATGTACTAGCCGTTATATTGGTAATGGTAGGTGGAGGTGTTAAGGTTGCGGTCTATATGTATGCAATAACAGTTGCGTTAGATGATGTGTTTGAAACAAAAACATATAGGCGCTATATTATACCAACTATTGTAGCAATCAATTTTCTCAGCCCTATTATATCGGACAATCTCGCCCGTCATATTCATTTTGGACTAAAGATTGTCCCTTATTATTTTAACGTACCGTTTGAAATGATTTTTCCAATATTACTTGCACTCTATCTATTCTTAAGAAATTTAATTA